In bacterium, one DNA window encodes the following:
- a CDS encoding type II toxin-antitoxin system PemK/MazF family toxin, translated as MNSLRRGMVIDINLEPVRGSESGKVRPCVIVTNEIYSRRLPVLQVVPLTGWTEKKAEILTNVEINPSEENGLDKLSLADCLQTRPVDHRQRLVRIRGTLEARHLEAIDRALKAVFGLS; from the coding sequence ATGAACAGTTTACGACGCGGAATGGTCATCGACATTAACCTCGAACCGGTACGCGGTTCGGAGTCTGGCAAAGTTCGTCCCTGCGTCATTGTGACCAATGAAATATACAGCCGAAGGCTTCCGGTTTTGCAGGTAGTGCCTCTCACAGGGTGGACGGAGAAAAAAGCGGAAATACTCACGAATGTCGAGATCAACCCTTCGGAGGAAAACGGGCTGGACAAGCTGTCACTGGCAGACTGTCTGCAAACGCGTCCCGTTGATCACAGGCAGCGCCTGGTCCGCATTCGTGGCACACTCGAAGCACGGCACCTCGAGGCAATCGACCGCGCACTCAAGGCGGTGTTCGGACTTTCCTGA